The following are encoded in a window of Arthrobacter sp. OAP107 genomic DNA:
- a CDS encoding GNAT family N-acetyltransferase — protein MAGTAESMVFPAGREQDGADADLSATTPPDAEELVITENSAIGIYEAVLGGEIVAGVIYSKALNRVALLATSVFPAFRGKGIPAKLLSGVLDRLRAEGATVTISCPFAAEIVGAHPEYADVLGLAVPGNNSIGPGH, from the coding sequence ATGGCGGGTACGGCTGAGAGCATGGTCTTCCCTGCCGGCAGAGAGCAGGACGGTGCAGACGCGGATCTGTCGGCAACAACCCCGCCCGATGCGGAAGAGCTCGTCATCACCGAAAACAGCGCTATCGGCATCTATGAAGCCGTGTTGGGAGGCGAGATCGTCGCCGGGGTCATTTACAGTAAAGCGCTCAACCGGGTCGCACTGCTGGCGACCTCCGTGTTCCCAGCGTTCCGAGGCAAAGGGATCCCTGCAAAGCTCCTCAGCGGCGTCCTTGACAGGCTGCGGGCGGAGGGAGCGACCGTCACTATCTCCTGTCCATTCGCGGCAGAAATCGTTGGCGCCCATCCCGAATATGCCGATGTTCTCGGCTTGGCTGTCCCGGGCAACAACAGTATAGGGCCCGGGCATTGA
- the trxA gene encoding thioredoxin codes for MTTIELTDDNFETTIKDNHIVLVDFWAPWCGPCRQFGPIFERSAQDNPDIVHGKLDTEAEQRVAAAAGITSIPTLMAFREGILVFNQAGALQATALTQVVESVKNLDMRGVRADIAAQNNKSASEN; via the coding sequence ATGACAACCATCGAGCTCACCGACGACAATTTCGAGACCACCATCAAGGACAACCACATCGTCCTGGTTGATTTTTGGGCCCCGTGGTGTGGGCCTTGCCGGCAGTTCGGCCCAATCTTTGAGCGATCTGCACAGGATAATCCGGACATAGTTCACGGCAAGCTCGATACCGAGGCCGAGCAGCGCGTAGCGGCGGCCGCAGGGATCACGTCCATCCCGACTCTGATGGCGTTTCGTGAGGGTATCCTGGTCTTCAATCAGGCCGGCGCCCTTCAGGCCACGGCTCTCACGCAGGTCGTAGAGTCCGTCAAGAACCTCGACATGCGCGGGGTCCGCGCAGACATTGCCGCCCAAAATAATAAGTCCGCGTCGGAGAATTGA
- a CDS encoding TetR/AcrR family transcriptional regulator: MTTVDSRSGRRLTARGEKTRAKIIAAAADLMYVQGVGATTLDDVLMASGVSKSQLYHHFAGKDELVRAVIDHVGERIIERERDALGHVATIPGLRRWRDALVQNNALRHGAYGCALGSLASEVSDQDDAARRAVSQLFSEWQGLLADVLRRLQDGGALPPEASIDQLATGLMGAVQGGYMLAQTARDVTPMATSIDMALAHIESLSTE; encoded by the coding sequence ATGACAACCGTTGACTCGCGCAGTGGCCGGCGCCTGACGGCGCGCGGTGAAAAGACGCGGGCAAAGATCATCGCCGCAGCGGCCGACCTGATGTATGTCCAGGGCGTGGGGGCTACCACGCTCGACGACGTTCTAATGGCCAGTGGAGTGAGCAAGTCGCAGTTGTACCACCACTTCGCAGGCAAAGACGAGCTCGTGCGGGCCGTCATCGATCATGTAGGCGAACGCATCATCGAGCGTGAGCGCGATGCCCTCGGTCATGTCGCGACGATCCCGGGCCTGCGACGCTGGCGCGATGCGTTGGTACAGAACAACGCCTTACGGCATGGCGCCTACGGCTGTGCGCTCGGTTCGCTGGCCTCCGAGGTCTCCGATCAAGACGATGCCGCCCGCAGGGCCGTGTCTCAGCTCTTTAGTGAATGGCAGGGGCTGCTGGCAGACGTGTTGCGCAGGCTTCAGGACGGTGGGGCGCTTCCGCCGGAGGCATCGATCGACCAGCTCGCGACCGGACTTATGGGCGCCGTCCAGGGAGGATACATGCTGGCACAGACCGCGCGCGATGTCACACCCATGGCAACATCAATTGACATGGCGCTTGCGCATATCGAGAGCCTGTCCACTGAATGA
- a CDS encoding sigma-70 family RNA polymerase sigma factor produces MDMDSSLWLTALGDAGTKRDAALARLHKMLLRVAFHETYRRGPGFRIDGPELDDLAHQAANDAMVSLLEKLDTFRGDSRFTTWAYRFVALEVSNKFGRHLWRRPSVSLDAEDWEQLPALTATDPLAQTQQRELITAVQRAMNETLTAHQRHVFVAIVINGVSMDAMVSRSGSNRGAIYKTVFDARRKIRAYLIANGYLEGEQTTAQPIEQAKSEAHVQVA; encoded by the coding sequence ATGGACATGGACTCCTCATTGTGGCTGACCGCACTTGGCGATGCCGGAACGAAACGGGACGCGGCATTGGCACGCCTGCACAAGATGTTGCTGAGGGTCGCCTTCCATGAGACGTATCGACGTGGACCCGGCTTCCGCATCGACGGGCCGGAGCTCGACGACCTCGCACATCAGGCCGCCAATGATGCGATGGTTTCCCTCCTGGAGAAACTCGATACCTTTCGCGGGGACAGCAGATTCACGACCTGGGCGTACCGCTTTGTCGCGCTGGAGGTCTCCAATAAATTCGGCCGCCACTTATGGCGCCGGCCATCCGTGTCTCTTGATGCAGAAGACTGGGAACAACTCCCTGCGTTGACAGCTACCGACCCACTCGCCCAGACACAGCAGCGGGAACTGATCACGGCCGTGCAGCGCGCAATGAACGAGACATTGACCGCTCACCAGCGCCACGTCTTCGTCGCCATCGTGATCAACGGCGTGTCCATGGACGCCATGGTGTCCCGGTCCGGCTCGAATCGGGGCGCGATATACAAAACCGTTTTCGATGCACGGCGCAAAATCCGCGCCTACCTGATCGCTAACGGATACCTGGAAGGGGAGCAGACCACTGCCCAACCTATTGAACAGGCGAAGTCGGAAGCTCATGTCCAGGTGGCATGA
- a CDS encoding ferritin-like domain-containing protein: MSENRFISDAINASAETAEDRVRLTEIIGQTATSAPPATTAEDGPSDASILNFALNLEYLEAEFYLRGATGQGLPEDMIGGIGTPGQVYGGRQVDFRSPLIKNIAREIAMDERAHVAFLRGALGDAAVARPRISLDHSFTAAAIAAGLIKPGQTFDAYANDRNFLFAAFLFEDVGVTAFKGAAPFISNKTYLDAAAGLLATEAYHAGIVRATLFSEGLADDSVFDVVHKISAVRNAVSGPADDDQDLGTRDVANLVPTDEYGRTFGRSAAQILNIVYLDPQSGTSGGFYPDGLNGNIVHGTGPTAD, translated from the coding sequence ATGTCTGAGAACCGCTTTATCAGCGACGCCATCAACGCCAGTGCGGAGACCGCCGAGGACCGTGTGAGGCTGACCGAAATAATCGGCCAAACCGCGACCAGTGCGCCGCCGGCTACGACAGCCGAGGACGGGCCCAGCGATGCCTCGATCCTGAACTTCGCGCTCAACCTTGAATACCTTGAAGCCGAGTTCTACCTTCGTGGCGCAACGGGGCAGGGACTTCCCGAGGACATGATCGGAGGGATCGGGACACCCGGCCAGGTGTACGGTGGCCGGCAGGTTGATTTCCGCAGTCCCTTGATCAAGAACATCGCCCGGGAAATCGCCATGGACGAGCGGGCCCACGTCGCGTTCCTCCGGGGCGCACTCGGAGATGCGGCCGTTGCACGCCCACGTATCTCTCTCGACCACAGTTTCACTGCCGCAGCCATCGCTGCCGGGTTGATCAAGCCCGGGCAGACCTTCGACGCCTACGCCAACGACCGCAACTTCCTCTTCGCCGCCTTCCTCTTCGAAGACGTGGGAGTCACCGCTTTCAAAGGCGCGGCGCCGTTCATCTCCAACAAGACATACCTGGACGCAGCAGCAGGCCTGCTGGCCACAGAGGCCTACCACGCCGGGATCGTGCGGGCCACGCTGTTCAGTGAAGGGCTCGCGGACGACTCCGTGTTCGACGTCGTGCACAAGATCTCCGCGGTCCGCAACGCAGTCAGCGGCCCCGCAGACGATGACCAGGACCTCGGCACCAGAGACGTGGCCAACCTCGTTCCCACCGACGAATACGGCCGGACCTTTGGCCGAAGCGCCGCGCAGATCCTCAACATCGTCTACCTCGACCCCCAATCAGGTACCTCCGGCGGCTTCTACCCCGATGGGCTCAACGGAAACATCGTTCACGGCACCGGGCCGACCGCGGACTAA
- the msrB gene encoding peptide-methionine (R)-S-oxide reductase MsrB, with protein MRNLPPEQYNVTQKAATEPAFRNEYWDNHDAGLYVDIVSGEPLFTSLHKFDSRTGWPSFTMPIDRSNIVLNEDRSYGIIRTEVRSKHGDSHLGHLFNDGPAVDGGWRYCINSAALRFIPLDQLESAGYGQFRVLFATGAES; from the coding sequence TTGCGAAACTTACCCCCCGAGCAGTACAACGTCACCCAGAAAGCGGCGACCGAGCCGGCGTTCCGGAACGAGTACTGGGACAACCACGATGCCGGCCTGTACGTCGACATCGTCTCCGGAGAGCCGCTGTTCACGTCCCTCCACAAATTCGACAGCCGCACCGGTTGGCCCAGCTTCACGATGCCGATCGACCGCAGCAATATCGTCCTCAACGAGGACCGCAGCTACGGCATAATCCGAACCGAGGTGCGTTCCAAGCATGGTGACAGCCACCTCGGTCACCTGTTCAACGACGGCCCCGCCGTCGACGGCGGTTGGCGTTACTGCATCAACTCGGCCGCGTTGCGCTTCATCCCTTTGGACCAGCTCGAGTCCGCCGGATACGGGCAGTTCCGCGTACTCTTCGCCACGGGGGCAGAATCATGA
- the msrA gene encoding peptide-methionine (S)-S-oxide reductase MsrA yields the protein MSREHAILASGCFWGAQELLRKKPGVISTRAGYSGGNTPNATYRNHGDHAESVEIVFDPDIISFRDVLEFFFQIHDPSTLDRQGNDIGRSYRSAIFYTSDEQRQVALETITDVDASGLWPGKVVTEVEPAGDFWEAEDVHQDYLQKYPDGYTCHYARPGWKLPQRESQTA from the coding sequence ATGAGCCGCGAGCACGCGATACTGGCCAGCGGCTGCTTCTGGGGCGCCCAGGAGTTGCTCCGGAAGAAGCCGGGCGTGATCTCCACCCGCGCCGGATACTCAGGCGGCAACACGCCAAACGCCACCTACCGTAACCACGGTGACCACGCCGAAAGCGTCGAGATCGTCTTCGATCCAGACATCATCTCCTTCCGGGACGTGCTCGAGTTCTTCTTCCAGATCCACGACCCTTCCACCCTGGACAGGCAGGGCAACGACATCGGCCGCAGCTACCGCTCCGCGATCTTCTACACCAGTGACGAGCAGAGACAGGTCGCCCTGGAGACCATCACAGATGTCGATGCGTCCGGACTTTGGCCCGGAAAGGTCGTCACCGAGGTCGAACCGGCCGGAGATTTCTGGGAAGCCGAGGACGTACACCAGGACTACCTCCAGAAGTACCCCGACGGCTACACGTGCCACTACGCCCGCCCAGGATGGAAGCTCCCCCAGCGTGAGAGCCAGACCGCGTAA
- a CDS encoding sulfite oxidase-like oxidoreductase — translation MMAVFGGRRRDDNPALPPGQYLTESFPVLSAGPTPSIDTQDWEFFIHTEAAHTHQWTWDQFIALPSEDITADIHCVTSWSKLGAGWRGVALDTLFAGVETGFDFVMAHSYGGYTTNLPLEDLLNGRAWIAYEYDGGEIDPEHGGPARLLVPHLYFWKSAKWIRGLVMQSGDKPGFWEENGYNLHGDPWREERYA, via the coding sequence ATGATGGCAGTTTTCGGAGGTCGCCGCCGCGACGACAACCCCGCGCTCCCGCCCGGGCAGTACCTGACGGAGTCGTTCCCTGTGCTGTCGGCAGGCCCGACCCCGTCGATCGATACACAGGACTGGGAGTTCTTCATCCACACCGAGGCCGCGCACACCCACCAGTGGACCTGGGATCAGTTCATTGCCCTCCCGTCCGAGGACATCACAGCAGATATCCATTGCGTGACCAGCTGGTCCAAGTTGGGCGCGGGATGGAGAGGCGTGGCACTGGACACCCTGTTCGCTGGGGTCGAGACGGGTTTCGATTTCGTGATGGCCCACTCCTACGGCGGTTACACTACCAACCTTCCACTGGAGGATCTCCTCAACGGTCGGGCCTGGATCGCCTATGAGTACGACGGCGGCGAAATCGACCCCGAACATGGCGGCCCGGCACGCCTCCTGGTGCCCCACCTCTATTTCTGGAAGAGCGCCAAATGGATACGGGGACTAGTCATGCAAAGCGGGGACAAGCCCGGCTTCTGGGAGGAGAACGGCTACAACCTGCACGGCGATCCTTGGCGGGAAGAGCGCTACGCGTGA
- a CDS encoding ferredoxin reductase: protein MSRRTNAWLTGSLARAHPLTASARSITFAVPGWPGNDPGHHVDVRLTAPDGYQVVRSYSIASTGTGEEIELAIDRLPDGEVSPFLVDDLELGDTVELRGPLGGWFVWRPEQTQPVQLIAGGSGVVPFIAMTRAHASAGNSIPMQLLYSLRAPCDAFFRDELSQPSATAPTTWHYTRTVPPGWSRSAGRLTVKDLKSETLPPEQVPLTYICGPTGFVETVSRALISLGHAADNIRTERFGGI, encoded by the coding sequence GTGAGCCGGCGGACCAACGCTTGGCTCACCGGTAGCCTCGCGCGTGCACACCCGCTGACCGCTTCCGCGCGCAGCATCACCTTCGCGGTCCCCGGCTGGCCGGGAAATGATCCAGGGCATCACGTCGATGTCCGGCTCACGGCGCCGGACGGGTATCAGGTTGTCCGCTCTTACTCTATCGCCAGCACTGGTACCGGTGAGGAGATTGAGCTAGCCATCGACCGGCTGCCGGACGGTGAAGTCTCCCCCTTCCTCGTCGACGACCTCGAACTCGGTGACACCGTCGAACTCCGCGGTCCCCTCGGCGGATGGTTCGTGTGGCGGCCGGAACAGACCCAACCAGTCCAACTGATCGCCGGCGGCTCCGGTGTCGTGCCATTCATCGCGATGACCCGCGCTCACGCCAGTGCCGGCAACTCCATCCCCATGCAGCTGCTCTATTCCCTCCGCGCACCCTGTGACGCGTTTTTCCGTGACGAACTGTCCCAGCCCTCAGCGACCGCTCCGACAACCTGGCACTACACCCGTACGGTACCGCCGGGATGGTCCCGCTCAGCCGGACGGCTCACCGTTAAGGACCTGAAGAGCGAGACTCTGCCGCCGGAACAAGTACCACTCACCTACATTTGTGGCCCCACCGGATTCGTCGAAACAGTCTCTCGCGCCCTCATTAGCCTTGGGCACGCAGCCGACAACATCCGCACGGAACGATTCGGAGGAATCTGA
- a CDS encoding DUF6510 family protein: MNHLDGNVLAGPGMGLFAFDPTTTQCQCQSCADIATLGQAMVYGQPMGFVARCRYCDNVLVVIVEHAGQKSLNMRGLRWLRVGDEARNDRISAGD; this comes from the coding sequence ATGAACCACCTCGACGGCAACGTTCTCGCGGGCCCGGGCATGGGTCTTTTCGCTTTCGACCCGACCACGACACAGTGTCAATGTCAGTCGTGTGCCGATATCGCTACGCTGGGCCAAGCCATGGTGTACGGCCAACCAATGGGATTCGTGGCCCGCTGCCGCTACTGCGACAACGTACTCGTCGTCATCGTCGAACACGCCGGGCAGAAATCCCTCAACATGCGCGGACTCCGCTGGCTACGGGTCGGCGACGAGGCAAGAAACGACCGAATTTCAGCCGGAGATTAA
- a CDS encoding RraA family protein → MRRELYRVRRRNPSPQPQRQVGAALRNFSNSRKVAVSSAALTDALGRLSAHRAHVLDLVSPTPGRVLQGTAVTIRFIPFRQDVFTAQVNNFARFFYEAVPAHPEDTVLVMDSGGHPGTSVGGGTKFFRLQNQKLAGLLTDGRLRDFGELEQYDPVFYCSGETVKAGTADLMPVAANVPVVIGGVTVLPGDFVYADAAAAVIIPSTLVDETFRLAARIELEDAASLTSIRCEDPREIRISGAQEP, encoded by the coding sequence GTGCGCCGAGAACTTTACCGGGTTCGCAGGAGGAACCCTTCGCCTCAACCTCAACGTCAAGTCGGGGCAGCATTGAGGAACTTTAGCAATAGCCGAAAGGTCGCAGTATCCTCGGCAGCGCTGACGGATGCGCTCGGCCGCCTTTCTGCCCATCGGGCACATGTCCTGGACCTAGTGTCGCCCACGCCAGGGCGCGTATTGCAGGGAACAGCTGTGACCATCCGGTTTATCCCCTTTCGGCAGGATGTTTTCACCGCACAGGTGAACAATTTCGCCCGGTTCTTCTATGAGGCGGTTCCTGCTCATCCTGAAGATACTGTGCTGGTAATGGACAGCGGTGGTCATCCCGGTACTTCGGTGGGTGGCGGGACGAAGTTTTTCCGATTGCAGAATCAGAAACTTGCCGGGCTCCTCACAGACGGCCGGCTTCGGGATTTCGGGGAGCTTGAACAATACGATCCCGTCTTCTACTGCAGCGGCGAGACCGTGAAGGCAGGAACGGCTGATCTGATGCCCGTTGCTGCCAATGTACCCGTTGTTATTGGAGGTGTAACTGTACTTCCCGGCGACTTCGTGTACGCGGACGCAGCAGCCGCGGTGATCATCCCATCCACGCTAGTTGACGAAACATTTCGGCTCGCCGCAAGGATTGAACTGGAGGACGCTGCCTCTTTGACGAGTATCCGCTGCGAAGACCCCCGTGAGATTCGTATTAGTGGTGCGCAGGAACCCTGA
- a CDS encoding GNAT family N-acetyltransferase encodes MAGKAEGMVRLTGIERCDAEVNRPAMITPHAVDLIITENSEGCIYEAVSGGEAVAGVVYSKAGNHLTLRATSVFPGKGIAAWLLGSVLDRLRMQGETVAASCPLAAAFVSAHPEYADVVGSTVPGHITKG; translated from the coding sequence ATGGCAGGAAAGGCTGAGGGCATGGTCAGATTGACCGGCATCGAACGGTGTGACGCTGAGGTGAACCGGCCCGCAATGATAACGCCCCATGCAGTAGACCTCATCATCACCGAAAACAGCGAGGGCTGTATATACGAGGCCGTGTCTGGGGGTGAGGCCGTCGCTGGAGTCGTTTACAGCAAAGCGGGTAACCATCTGACACTGCGGGCGACATCCGTTTTCCCCGGCAAGGGGATCGCCGCCTGGCTCCTCGGCAGCGTCCTTGACAGGCTGCGGATGCAGGGCGAGACCGTCGCTGCATCTTGTCCATTAGCGGCAGCATTCGTCAGCGCACATCCCGAGTATGCCGATGTTGTTGGTTCGACTGTCCCGGGTCATATCACCAAAGGGTAG